A single genomic interval of Camelina sativa cultivar DH55 chromosome 11, Cs, whole genome shotgun sequence harbors:
- the LOC109127454 gene encoding uncharacterized protein LOC109127454: MADVKKIEDGDLKSKEMGPSSIKCLMLSSSNYIVWSMRMKIALKVNKVWETIDPNTKDEEKNNMAIALLFQSIPEALILQVGDLDTSKGFWEAIKARHIGAERVKEARLQTLMAEFDRIKMRETDTINVFVGKLSEIASKSVSLGETIDETKLVKKFLKCLPRKKYIHIVASLEQVLDLNSISFKDIVGRLKAYEERICEEEEEQTEDQEKLMYANSDSQSYYQEINSGNRGRGRGGRSSWRGRGRGRYGYGNVLQDKEKDTSSITCYRCDKVGHYASNCPDRLLKLQETHEKKTTEETQEADELMMHEAIFLNKSKVKPSMFESDLDTKNVWYLDNGASNHMSGNRDFFVNLDETIQGMVRFGDDLRIKIQGKGYVCFVFANRDKKVLSNVYYIPNLRSNIISLGQATEVGCEVQMKESRLRIYERMGGLLIETGRSRNRLYKVVLEVDNLKCLQLASSTELTKWHARLGHINVETMKTMINKAS, translated from the coding sequence ATGGCCGATGTCAAGAAGATTGAAGATGGTGACCTGAAGTCTAAAGAGATGGGACCTTCCTCTATCAAGTGTCTGATGCTGAGCTCCTCAAATTACATTGTTTGGTCCATGAGAATGAAGATTGCCCTAAAGGTTAATAAGGTGTGGGAGACAATTGACCCAAACACGAAGGATGAAGAGAAGAATAACATGGCGATTGCTCTGTTATTTCAATCTATCCCGGAGGCGTTGATATTACAAGTAGGAGACCTTGATACATCCAAAGGATTTTGGGAGGCAATCAAAGCAAGGCATATTGGAGCTGAAAGGGTAAAGGAGGCTAGGCTACAAACGTTGATGGCTGAATTTGACAGGATCAAGATGAGAGAAACCGACACCATCAATGTATTTGTGGGAAAACTCTCAGAAATTGCTTCAAAGTCTGTCTCTCTCGGAGAAACTATCGACGAGACAAAGCTTGTGAAGAAATTTTTGAAGTGTTTACCACGGAAGAAATACATACACATCGTAGCTTCCCTTGAGCAAGTACTTGATTTAAACAGTATTAGCTTCAAAGATATTGTTGGGCGACTCAAAGCTTACGAAGAAAGAAtttgcgaagaagaagaagaacaaaccgAAGATCAAGAAAAATTGATGTATGCAAACTCTGATTCACAGAGCTATTATCAAGAGATAAATAgcggaaacagaggaagaggacgaggagGTCGATCAAGTTGGAGAGGAAGAGGTCGTGGTCGTTATGGTTATGGTAACGTATTACAAGACAAAGAAAAGGATACTTCATCAATAACATGTTATCGATGCGACAAGGTGGGACATTACGCCTCTAATTGCCCTGATAGATTGCTAAAGCTTCAAGAAACTCATGAGAAGAAGACGACCGAAGAGACTCAAGAGGCTGATGAGTTAATGATGCATGAAGCAATTTTCCTGAATAAGAGTAAGGTGAAACCAAGCATGTTCGAATCTGATCTAGACACAAAGAATGTGTGGTATCTCGATAATGGTGCTAGCAACCATATGAGTGGAAATCGAGATTTCTTTGTGAATCTAGATGAAACAATTCAGGGAATGGTGAGGTTTGGTGATGACTTGCGCATCAAAATACAAGGAAAAGGTTATGTATGTTTTGTGTTTGCAAACAGAGATAAGAAGGTGCTGAGCAATGTTTATTACATACCAAATCTACGAAGCAATATAATAAGTCTTGGGCAAGCCACTGAAGTAGGTTGTGAGGTGCAAATGAAGGAGAGTAGATTGAGAATCTATGAGCGAATGGGTGGTTTACTAATAGAGACTGGAAGGTCAAGGAATCGTCTATACAAAGTGGTTCTGGAGGTTGACAACCTCAAATGTCTGCAGTTAGCTTCTTCGACAGAATTAACTAAGTGGCATGCTCGTTTGGGTCATATTAATGTCGAGACAATGAAGACAATGATCAACAAAGCATCATAG
- the LOC104726985 gene encoding probable flavonol synthase 5 isoform X2 produces the protein MVDERDHDTSSSSLPSLTKQLADTTLGGSADVPVVDLSVSDEGFLVREVVKASEEWGVFQVVNHGIPTEQMQQLQVAGKQFFDLPETEKDAVAKEEDFEGYKRKYLGGINNWDEHLFHRLSPPSIINYKYWPKNPPQYREVNEEYTRHMKKLTEKILGWLSEGLGLPCVALTQSLGGEMAEYVIRVNYYPPSPKSELALGAAVHTDIGAITLLVPNEVPGLQVFKDEQWLDVKYINSAVVVIIGDQLMRMSNGKYKNVVHRATLDKENLRISWPVFVAPRGDLLVGPLPELTGDENPPKFESVVYKDYLHQTIKSWTLDKLPLY, from the exons ATGGTAGACGAGAGAGACCACGAtacatcttcttcatcgcttCCATCTTTGACCAAGCAATTGGCAGACACAACTCTTGGAGGAAGCGCGGACGTTCCCGTCGTTGACCTAAgcgtttctgatgaagggttcCTGGTGCGTGAGGTGGTGAAAGCGAGTGAAGAGTGGGGAGTCTTTCAGGTGGTTAACCATGGGATTCCGACGGAGCAGATGCAGCAGCTACAAGTGGCTGGGAAACAGTTCTTCGACCTCCCGGAGACAGAAAAGGACGCTGTGGCGAAAGAGGAAGACTTCGAAGGATACAAGAGGAAGTATCTAGGAGGTATAAACAATTGGGACGAACATCTGTTTCATAGACTCTCTCCACCTTCAATCATCAACTATAAATATTGGCCTAAGAATCCTCCCCAATACAG GGAGGTGAATGAGGAGTACACAAGGCATATGAAGAAGTTAACAGAGAAGATTCTTGGTTGGTTATCCGAGGGATTAGGGTTACCTTGTGTTGCGTTGACGCAAAGTTTAGGTGGCGAAATGGCAGAGTATGTGATTAGGGTAAATTACTATCCGCCATCTCCAAAATCGGAATTGGCCTTAGGAGCCGCGGTGCACACCGATATAGGTGCAATTACACTTCTCGTCCCCAATGAGGTTCCTGGACTTCAAGTCTTCAAGGATGAACAATGGTTGGACGTCAAGTATATCAACTCAGCTGTGGTTGTTATCATCGGCGATCAACTCATG AGGATGAGCAATGGGAAGTACAAGAACGTGGTTCACAGAGCAACGTTGGATAAGGAGAATCTGAGGATTTCGTGGCCGGTTTTTGTTGCGCCTAGGGGTGATTTGTTGGTCGGACCTTTGCCGGAGCTTACCGGAGACGAGAATCCTCCAAAATTCGAGAGTGTagtttataaagactatttgcACCAGACCATTAAAAGCTGGACGCTCGACAAACTTCCTCTCTACTGA
- the LOC104726985 gene encoding probable flavonol synthase 5 isoform X1, with amino-acid sequence MVDERDHDTSSSSLPSLTKQLADTTLGGSADVPVVDLSVSDEGFLVREVVKASEEWGVFQVVNHGIPTEQMQQLQVAGKQFFDLPETEKDAVAKEEDFEGYKRKYLGGINNWDEHLFHRLSPPSIINYKYWPKNPPQYREVTEEYTKHMKRLTEKILGWLSEGLGLPRVALTQSMGGDTAEYVLRINFYPPTQHSELTIGAAAHSDMGAIALLVPSEVPGLQAFKDEQWFDLNYVNSAVVVIIGDQLMRMTNGRFKNVFHRAKTDRERLRISWPVFVAPRDDMSVGPLPELTGDENPPKFETLIYKDYIDQKIKGWALEDLPVY; translated from the exons ATGGTAGACGAGAGAGACCACGAtacatcttcttcatcgcttCCATCTTTGACCAAGCAATTGGCAGACACAACTCTTGGAG GAAGCGCGGACGTTCCCGTCGTTGACCTAAgcgtttctgatgaagggttcCTGGTGCGTGAGGTGGTGAAAGCGAGTGAAGAGTGGGGAGTCTTTCAGGTGGTTAACCATGGGATTCCGACGGAGCAGATGCAGCAGCTACAAGTGGCTGGGAAACAGTTCTTCGACCTCCCGGAGACAGAAAAGGACGCTGTGGCGAAAGAGGAAGACTTCGAAGGATACAAGAGGAAGTATCTAGGAGGTATAAACAATTGGGACGAACATCTGTTTCATAGACTCTCTCCACCTTCAATCATCAACTATAAATATTGGCCTAAGAATCCTCCCCAATACAG GGAGGTGACTGAGGAGTACACAAAGCATATGAAGAGGCTGACGGAGAAGATTCTTGGTTGGCTCTCAGAGGGACTAGGGTTACCGCGTGTGGCGTTGACGCAAAGTATGGGTGGCGATACGGCTGAGTATGTGCTTAGGATCAATTTCTATCCGCCAACTCAACATTCGGAATTAACCATAGGAGCTGCGGCGCATAGTGATATGGGTGCTATCGCACTCCTTGTACCCAGTGAGGTTCCTGGACTTCAAGCCTTCAAGGACGAACAATGGTTTGACCTTAATTACGTCAACTCTGCCGTTGTTGTTATCATCGGCGATCAACTCATG AGGATGACCAACGGGAGGTTCAAGAACGTGTTTCATAGAGCAAAGACGGATAGGGAAAGATTGAGGATTTCTTGGCCTGTTTTTGTTGCGCCTAGGGATGATATGTCCGTCGGACCTTTGCCGGAGCTTACCGGAGACGAGAATCCTCCCAAATTCGAGACTCTAATATATAAAGATTATATTGACCAGAAGATAAAAGGTTGGGCGCTCGAAGATCTTCCAGTCTACTGA
- the LOC104726985 gene encoding probable flavonol synthase 5 isoform X3 has translation MVDERDHDTSSSSLPSLTKQLADTTLGGSADVPVVDLSVSDEGFLVREVVKASEEWGVFQVVNHGIPTEQMQQLQVAGKQFFDLPETEKDAVAKEEDFEGYKRKYLGGINNWDEHLFHRLSPPSIINYKYWPKNPPQYREVTEEYTKHMKRLTEKILGWLSEGLGLPRVALTQSMGGDTAEYVLRINFYPPTQHSELTIGAAAHSDMGAIALLVPSEVPGLQAFKDEQWFDLNYVNSAVVVIIGDQLMRMTNGRFKNVFHRAKTDRERLRISWPVFVAPRDDMSVGPLPELTGDENPPKFETLIYKDYIDQKIKGWALEDLPVY, from the exons ATGGTAGACGAGAGAGACCACGAtacatcttcttcatcgcttCCATCTTTGACCAAGCAATTGGCAGACACAACTCTTGGAGGAAGCGCGGACGTTCCCGTCGTTGACCTAAgcgtttctgatgaagggttcCTGGTGCGTGAGGTGGTGAAAGCGAGTGAAGAGTGGGGAGTCTTTCAGGTGGTTAACCATGGGATTCCGACGGAGCAGATGCAGCAGCTACAAGTGGCTGGGAAACAGTTCTTCGACCTCCCGGAGACAGAAAAGGACGCTGTGGCGAAAGAGGAAGACTTCGAAGGATACAAGAGGAAGTATCTAGGAGGTATAAACAATTGGGACGAACATCTGTTTCATAGACTCTCTCCACCTTCAATCATCAACTATAAATATTGGCCTAAGAATCCTCCCCAATACAG GGAGGTGACTGAGGAGTACACAAAGCATATGAAGAGGCTGACGGAGAAGATTCTTGGTTGGCTCTCAGAGGGACTAGGGTTACCGCGTGTGGCGTTGACGCAAAGTATGGGTGGCGATACGGCTGAGTATGTGCTTAGGATCAATTTCTATCCGCCAACTCAACATTCGGAATTAACCATAGGAGCTGCGGCGCATAGTGATATGGGTGCTATCGCACTCCTTGTACCCAGTGAGGTTCCTGGACTTCAAGCCTTCAAGGACGAACAATGGTTTGACCTTAATTACGTCAACTCTGCCGTTGTTGTTATCATCGGCGATCAACTCATG AGGATGACCAACGGGAGGTTCAAGAACGTGTTTCATAGAGCAAAGACGGATAGGGAAAGATTGAGGATTTCTTGGCCTGTTTTTGTTGCGCCTAGGGATGATATGTCCGTCGGACCTTTGCCGGAGCTTACCGGAGACGAGAATCCTCCCAAATTCGAGACTCTAATATATAAAGATTATATTGACCAGAAGATAAAAGGTTGGGCGCTCGAAGATCTTCCAGTCTACTGA
- the LOC104726986 gene encoding probable flavonol synthase 5 codes for MVAERDHDTSSPSLPSLSKQLAGTTLGGSADVPVVDLSVSDEEFLVREVVKASEEWGVFQVVNHGIPKELMQQLQVAGKQFFDLPDTEKEAVAKEGGFEGYKRDYLEGINNWDEHLFHRLSPPSVINYKYWPKNPPQYREVTEEYTKHIKRLTEKILGWLSVGLGLSRVALTQNIGDDTAEYALRINFYPPTKHSELTIGAAAHSDMGAIALLVPNEVPGLQAFKDEQWFDLNYINSAVVVILGDQLMRITNGRFKNVFHRAKSDRERVRISWPIFVAPRDDMSIGPLPELTGDDNPPKFETLLYKDYIDKKIKGWALEGLHSLLKTPKTI; via the exons ATGGTAGCCGAGAGAGACCACGATacatcttctccatctctccCATCTTTGAGCAAGCAATTGGCAGGCACAACTCTCGGAGGAAGCGCGGACGTTCCCGTCGTTGACCTAAGCGTTTCTGATGAAGAGTTCCTGGTGCGTGAGGTGGTCAAAGCGAGTGAAGAGTGGGGAGTCTTTCAGGTGGTTAACCATGGGATTCCGAAGGAGCTGATGCAGCAGCTACAAGTGGCTGGGAAACAGTTCTTCGACCTCCCGGATACAGAAAAGGAAGCTGTGGCGAAAGAGGGAGGCTTCGAAGGGTACAAAAGGGACTATCTAGAAGGTATAAACAATTGGGACGAACATCTGTTTCACAGACTCTCCCCACCCTCAGTCATCAACTATAAATATTGGCCTAAGAACCCTCCCCAATACAG GGAGGTGACTGAGGAGTACACAAAGCATATAAAGAGACTAACGGAGAAGATTCTTGGTTGGCTATCAGTGGGACTAGGGCTATCGCGTGTGGCGTTGACGCAAAATATAGGTGACGATACGGCAGAGTATGCGCTTAGGATCAATTTCTATCCGCCAACTAAACATTCGGAATTAACCATAGGAGCTGCGGCGCATAGTGATATGGGTGCAATCGCACTCCTTGTCCCCAATGAGGTTCCTGGACTTCAAGCCTTCAAGGACGAACAATGGTTTGACCTTAACTATATCAACTCTGCCGTTGTTGTTATCCTCGGCGATCAACTCATG AGAATAACCAACGGGAGGTTTAAGAACGTGTTTCACAGAGCGAAGTCGGATAGAGAAAGAGTGAGGATTTCTTGGCCTATTTTTGTTGCGCCTAGGGATGATATGTCCATCGGACCTTTGCCGGAGCTTACCGGAGACGATAATCCTCCTAAATTTGAGACTCTATTATATAAAGACTATATTGACAAGAAGATAAAAGGTTGGGCGCTCGAAGGGCTCCACAGTCTACTGAAAACCCCTAAAACTATCTAA
- the LOC104726987 gene encoding cyclin-dependent kinase E-1-like encodes MGDGSSTRSNSSNSSSEKPEWLQQYNLVGKIGEGTYGLVFLARTKTPPKRPIAIKKFKQSKDGDGVSPTAIREIMLLREISHENVVKLVNVHINFADMSLYLAFDYAEYDLYEIIRHHRDKVSHSINTYTVKSLLWQLLNGLNYLHSNWIIHRDLKPSNILVMGDGEEHGIVKIADFGLARIYQAPLKALSDNGVVVTIWYRAPELLLGSKHYTSAVDMWAVGCIFAELLTLKPLFQGAEAKSAQTPFQLDQLDKIFKILGHPTMDKWPTLVNLPHWHNDVQHIQAHKYDSVGLHNVVHLNQKSPAYDLRLRTS; translated from the coding sequence ATGGGAGATGGGAGTTCCACTAGATCCAACAGCTCAAACAGCAGTAGTGAGAAACCAGAGTGGCTGCAACAGTACAATCTCGTTGGTAAGATTGGTGAAGGAACCTATGGTCTTGTTTTCTTGGCTAGAACCAAGACTCCGCCTAAAAGACCAATTGCTATCAAGAAGTTTAAGCAGTCAAAAGACGGAGATGGAGTTTCCCCAACTGCTATCCGCGAGATCATGTTGCTCAGAGAGATTTCCCATGAGAACGTCGTGAAGCTTGTGAATGTCCACATCAATTTTGCAGACATGTCTCTATATCTTGCCTTTGATTATGCCGAGTACGATCTCTACGAAATCATCAGGCACCACAGAGACAAAGTCAGCCATTCGATAAACACATACACAGTTAAGTCTTTGCTCTGGCAGCTTCTCAACGGGTTGAACTATCTTCACAGTAATTGGATTATACACAGAGATTTGAAACCGTCGAATATCTTGGTTAtgggagatggagaagaacaCGGAATAGTGAAAATAGCTGACTTCGGGCTTGCAAGGATATATCAAGCTCCGTTGAAAGCGCTATCGGATAACGGAGTTGTGGTCACAATCTGGTACAGAGCACCGGAGCTGCTTCTTGGCTCGAAGCACTATACAAGCGCCGTAGATATGTGGGCTGTTGGATGTATATTCGCGGAGTTACTTACTCTCAAACCGTTATTCCAAGGAGCAGAAGCGAAGTCAGCTCAAACCCCTTTCCAGTTAGATCAACTCGACAAGATATTTAAGATCTTAGGCCACCCGACGATGGATAAATGGCCAACGCTAGTTAACCTCCCACACTGGCATAACGATGTTCAACACATTCAAGCTCACAAATACGACAGCGTTGGTCTCCACAACGTGGTTCACCTGAATCAGAAAAGTCCTGCGTATGATCTCAGGTTACGCACCTCCTAA